The nucleotide sequence TGAGGAAGATCGGGATGATCAGCAGCACGAACGGGAAGAGCTGCGACAGCAGCACCCAGCCCAGCGCCACGGTGCCCAGCCTGGTCCGGAACCGCGCGAGGGCGTACGAGGCGGGCAGCGCCACCAGCACGGTGAGCACCGCCGAGGCGAGCGACACCTGGAGGCTGTTCAGCGCGGCCCGGCCGAGCTGCTGCTCGGTGAAGGCCTGCACGAAGTTCTGCACGGTGGGGTTGCTCGGGATGAGCGAGGGGTGCAGCCGCACCAGTTCGCGCGGCGGCTTGAACGCGGTGGACAGCAGCCAGACCAGCGGGAACCCGAGGAAGATCAGGTAGCCGGTCAGGGCGACGTACTGGAGCGTCCGCCCGGTGTGGCTCGGCTTTCCGAACATGTCAGTTCGCCTCCCGGAGTCGGCGCCGCAGGTAGACCGCGAGCAGCGCGACGATGATCACGACCATGACGTTGCCGAGGGCGGCCGCGTAGCCGTAGTTGCCGTAGCGGAACGCCTCCTCGTAGGCGAAGAGCATCGGCAGCATGGTCTTGCCGCCCGGCCCGCCCGCGGTCAGCACGTAGACCAGGCCGAACGAGTTGAAGTTCCAGATGAAGTCCAGCGAGGTGATCGCCACGACGACCGGCGCGATGGCCGGCAGCGTCACGTTGCGGAACCGGTGCCAGGTGCTCGCGCCGTCCACGGCGGCCGCCTCGTGCAGCTCGCGCGGCACGCCCTGCAGGCCGGCGAGGAGCACCACGGTGGTCTGCGGCATGCCGGCCCAGACGCCCACGATGATGACCGCGGGCAGGGCCGTGCTGAAATCGCCGAGCCAGTTGGTGCGCAGCCCGTCCGCGCCGACGCGGTAGAAGAACTCGTTCAGCAGGCCGGCGTCCGGGTGGTAGACCAGCTTCCACAGGATGCCGACCACCACCGGGGGCATCGCCCAGGGCACCACGGAGAGCACCCGGGCCAGCCCGCGGAAGCGCAGCTGCTGGTTGAGCAGCAGCGCCAGCCCGAGGGCGAGCACGAACTGGAGCACGGTCACGCCGACCGCCCAGAGCAGGCCGATCTTGAACGAGTTCCAGAAGAGCTCGTCGCCGAGCAGCTCCCGGTAGTTCTCCAGCCCGGTGAAGCTGATCTCGACGTTGCGCCCGGCCCGGGCGTCGGTGAAGCCCAGGTAGATGCCGCGCACCAGCGGGAAGACCGACAGCACCACGATGGGCAGCAGCGACGGGAGCAGCAGCAGGTAGATGCCGAGCCGGTCGGATTGGGACCGGGCCCTGCGGGGCCCGTCGGCGCGGGCGACGTCGGGCCGTTCGGCCACCGTGGTCATGCCGTCACCTCCGGGGTACGCGGCGCGGGCGCGGGCTCGGCCGGCGCGGGAACGAACAGCGAGGTCGTGCCGCTGGAGGCGCGCACGGCGAGGCTGGGGGCGACCTGCTCGCGGCGCGGCGGCAGGCTGGCGTCGGCGATGCGCTGGAGCAGCAGTTCGGCGGCGCGGCGACCGCGCTCGGCCGAGCCGAGGG is from Micromonospora terminaliae and encodes:
- a CDS encoding carbohydrate ABC transporter permease, whose protein sequence is MTTVAERPDVARADGPRRARSQSDRLGIYLLLLPSLLPIVVLSVFPLVRGIYLGFTDARAGRNVEISFTGLENYRELLGDELFWNSFKIGLLWAVGVTVLQFVLALGLALLLNQQLRFRGLARVLSVVPWAMPPVVVGILWKLVYHPDAGLLNEFFYRVGADGLRTNWLGDFSTALPAVIIVGVWAGMPQTTVVLLAGLQGVPRELHEAAAVDGASTWHRFRNVTLPAIAPVVVAITSLDFIWNFNSFGLVYVLTAGGPGGKTMLPMLFAYEEAFRYGNYGYAAALGNVMVVIIVALLAVYLRRRLREAN